In the genome of Raphanus sativus cultivar WK10039 chromosome 9, ASM80110v3, whole genome shotgun sequence, the window TCCTGGTCTCTTGGCTTCATGCCCCACTTGGTGTCAACAAGAAGGCATACCCTTTTAAGACTACTTCTCGTTGACACATATTCCTTTACCTGCATCCATCCGTGTTAAAACACATCACAATCATCGACCACAAAATCAACATTATGAATTCTAGTCAGAGGCAGATGATGCTCACAAGATCTTCCCAAGCTTCCTTAACTTCATCTTTTGCATACGCAAAGCCGTATCCTGGTAAATCAACAAGGCGAACCTTCGGACCCAGGTCGAAAAAATTGATGGTCTGCAGTGAACAAAAAGCCTTATTTATTACAGGGTTTATGTTAAGCTGTGCAAGGGAGTGATACTCAGAAATAGAGGGAATACCTGAGTCAGTCCTGGTTTGTCAGATGTCCTTACGACACCCCACTGTCTGGTAAGAGCATTTAGCAGCGAAGACTTGCCAACGTTTGACCTTCCTGATCAAAGTTAAAGACACCAAATAGCTCCACCTTTTAATAAAGTTCTGTCTTTGTCTAAAGTAACTAAACATGCAATACTCCTAATGTTTCTGGTGGGAACAACAATTTAAACGCATTACCTGCAAATGCAATCTCAGGTACATCAGGAGGTGGAAATGACGATGAAACATTTGCCGCAGCAAAGAACTCCAATTTGTTCCTAAATAGCTGCAAAATAGGGAATTGCAACATCAGCTTAATAGGCTAGCAAAGGCAAACCTATTATCTTTAGGTCTCAGAGACAGAGCATGAGGAATAAGAACATACACTTTCTTCTATTCGCTCTCTCTCAGTGCTGGTGGACTGAGGTATATTATCTAACGGAGCAGGAAGCTCTGTGTTGTAGCCAGCCTTCTTCAGCTCAGTCAAGCGTCTACGCCCCAACAGCTGCCGTTAAAAATGTATGTTACTACGAGCCAGGTAAAGATAATATGAATATCACATAAGATACCACAAAGATCTggtttatataaaattacatttCCTTCCACATAGGAAAGGATCGACTGACTAGGCTGAATTGCACGAAACTGTGCATTTTTAGACATTTCTACACTCTTCTCTCCAtcgttcttcttcttttctttacgGCTTACTGAAAAAAGGATAAATAAACAGCAGAGTTAGGAGGAGATGCAGCAAGTGAAACTGATTCTAGTGAAGAAGCACAAAAAGAACTAACTAACTAACCATCAAGAACgacaccatcatcatcatcatctattcTTTTGTTCGAGGTATCGTAAGGATCAAGACGTatcctctttctcttccttGGTTGATCCTCCTGACCATCCAAACCCTCGTCAACCACTTTCCTCTCTGCAAACGCCTTCCTTTTAGCCTTATAAGAAGGCACATCAGAGCTTTTCCTCCTCCGGCTCGCATCCCCATTTTTAACCAAATCATCTCTCTTCTTGTAGCTTTGCTTTCGAGAAGCATGCTTATCATCCTCATCTCCCCTCGGTGGCTTTGTTTTCAACATCCCTCTTGCCGCTTTTGCAGTATCATCATTAGTAGTCTTGAAACTAGAAGTGGACCGTTGCTTTGTCTTCGAAGCAGCCCACATCGTGCGTGGAACTTCCTTCACATGGCTACGCTCAGTGAGCTCAGCAGCCTTAGCGGCGTAAACCCTCTTCTTCTTCGCGTACGAGACCTTAGTTCTACTACTATTCCGAGGGTTTGTGTCGTCATCACTTGGGCGAGTAGTAGATCTACTGCTTCCTTTATAAGAAGAATTA includes:
- the LOC108827762 gene encoding uncharacterized protein LOC108827762, coding for MAFDLKLKKRLKLSPLKSNSSYKGSSRSTTRPSDDDTNPRNSSRTKVSYAKKKRVYAAKAAELTERSHVKEVPRTMWAASKTKQRSTSSFKTTNDDTAKAARGMLKTKPPRGDEDDKHASRKQSYKKRDDLVKNGDASRRRKSSDVPSYKAKRKAFAERKVVDEGLDGQEDQPRKRKRIRLDPYDTSNKRIDDDDDGVVLDVSRKEKKKNDGEKSVEMSKNAQFRAIQPSQSILSYVEGNLLGRRRLTELKKAGYNTELPAPLDNIPQSTSTERERIEESLFRNKLEFFAAANVSSSFPPPDVPEIAFAGRSNVGKSSLLNALTRQWGVVRTSDKPGLTQTINFFDLGPKVRLVDLPGYGFAYAKDEVKEAWEDLVKEYVSTRSSLKRVCLLVDTKWGMKPRDQELINLMERSNTKYQIVLTKTDVVFPMDVARRAMQIEEKLKANRSIVQPLMMVSSRSGAGIGSLRTALAKIAKFAKF